Genomic window (Lewinellaceae bacterium):
ACACCATACATTTGGGGCCATTGCAGTCATCCCTGCCGGGCTTTCTGGACGGGCTTTCCTTCAGCGCCCTGTTCATTTTAGCGGACGGCAATACGCAGGAGCACTGCCTTCCGCTGCTGGATGAGGCGCTGGGGCACTCAAAATACGACCTCATTCAGATACTTCCCGGAGAAGCGCACAAGAACCTGGAGACCTGCCAGGAAATATGGGCGCAGCTCATGGAGCGGCGCGCTGGCCGCGACGCCCTCGTCCTCAACCTGGGTGGCGGGGTGATCGGCGACATGGGGGGCTTCTGTGCCGCGACCTTCAAGCGGGGTGTCCGTTTTATACAGGTTCCCACTACCCTGCTCTCCCAGGTCGACGCTTCGATCGGAGGCAAGCTGGGAGTCGATTTCATGCAGGTCAAGAACAGCATCGGCCTGTTCCGCAACCCGCTGGGGGTATTCATCGACCCGGTTTTCCTGGAAACCCTCCCCTGGCGGGAGCTGCGCAGCGGCTACGCCGAGATCATCAAACACAGCCTCATCGCCGATGCCGCCCAGTGGAAGCGCCTGCAACAACTGCGCCGCCTCGACGAGGCCGGCTGG
Coding sequences:
- the aroB gene encoding 3-dehydroquinate synthase, whose protein sequence is MEAIQLKDYTIHLGPLQSSLPGFLDGLSFSALFILADGNTQEHCLPLLDEALGHSKYDLIQILPGEAHKNLETCQEIWAQLMERRAGRDALVLNLGGGVIGDMGGFCAATFKRGVRFIQVPTTLLSQVDASIGGKLGVDFMQVKNSIGLFRNPLGVFIDPVFLETLPWRELRSGYAEIIKHSLIADAAQWKRLQQLRRLDEAGWEALIAPSLHIKKRIVEADPFEKGQRKALNFGHTIGHAVEGFALETETPLLHGEAIAIGMACEAYLSAKEVGLPEKDVEQIARYIIRHYGHQELSPKHFGAYLRLMGNDKKNEGQHINFSLINPVGRAAINRHCSAERIIESLEFYNSLKAEA